A single region of the Neodiprion pinetum isolate iyNeoPine1 chromosome 5, iyNeoPine1.2, whole genome shotgun sequence genome encodes:
- the CycK gene encoding cyclin-K, which produces MPCWYYEKKELRNTPSIQDGIDYETECRYRKEGARFIIDTGTKMDLGYNTMATGVVYFHRFYMFHSFKNFPRYVTACCCLFLAGKVEETPKKCKDIIKTAKTLLSDQKFLTFGEDPKEEVMTLERILLQTIKFDLQVEHPYSYLLKYAKCLKGDKNKLQKMVQMAWTFVNDSLCTTLSLQWEPEIIAVALMYLAGKLSKFEVVDWNGRLPKHLRWWDMFVEDVTMDLLEDICHQVLDLYSQANNAKAPDSPPLVSTHEGNREWATIPTANDVAASAPATPNKISKIEVTSSAVNGSSNADATDGSKPVEIPAHFPPYPATFTPSSTAYPPVFPPTNISVPPPSVTTINHIVSAMHPFNSSGAIRPPAPALAPPTFQPFPYPAATTYFQPGNPAPPSTTQRAYYPP; this is translated from the exons ATGCCGTGCTGGTACTACGAGAAAAAAGAGCTCCGCAATACACCATCGATTCAGGATGGTATCGACTACGAGACAGAGTGTCGATACCGCAAGGAAGGCGCTAGGTTCATTATTGACACTGGAACGAAGATGGACCTTGGATATAACACTATGGCGACCGGTGTTGTGTACTTTCACAGATTCTACATGTTTCACTCGTTTAAGAATTTTCCTAGATAT GTCACAGCCTGTTGTTGCTTATTTCTTGCCGGAAAGGTTGAAGAAACACCTAAAAAATGCAAAGACATTATAAAAACTGCTAAGACGTTACTTAGCGATCAAAAGTTTCTGACTTTTGGAGAAGATCCAAAG GAGGAAGTGATGACGCTGGAAAGGATTCTTTTACAAACAATCAAATTCGACTTGCAAGTCGAACACCCGTATAGCTACCTATTGAAATATGCAAAGTGTCTGAAAG GTGATAAGAACAAACTACAAAAAATGGTGCAAATGGCGTGGACGTTTGTAAATGACAG CCTCTGTACTACACTCTCCTTGCAATGGGAACCGGAAATCATAGCCGTTGCTCTCATGTACCTTGCTGGTAAATTGAGCAAATTCGAAGTTGTCGACTGGAACGGAAGGCTCCCGAAGCATCTCAGATGGTGGGACATGTTCGTCGAAGACGTGACCATGGATTTACTTGAAG ATATTTGCCATCAAGTTTTAGACCTATACTCGCAAGCAAACAATGCGAAGGCACCGGATTCTCCGCCGCTTGTGTCGACTCATGAAGGAAATAGAGAATGGGCCACAATACCCACTGCTAACGACGTTGCCGCTAGTGCTCCAG CAACaccgaataaaatttcaaaaattgaagttACCTCCAGTGCCGTAAACGGCTCCTCAAACGCGGATGCTACCGATGGTTCAAAGCCAGTTGAAATACCGGCTCACTTTCCTCCGTACCCCGCTACTTTTACACCATCTTCGACGGCCTATCCCCCTGTATTCCCGCCGACAAATATTTCCGTTCCACCGCCGTCCGTCACGACGATTAATCACATCGTTTCGGCTATGCATCCCTTCAATTCATCAGGTGCAATTCGACCGCCAGCACCAGCTCTCGCTCCACCCACGTTCCAACCCTTTCCATACCCTGCAGCGACAACATATTTTCAACCTGGGAACCCAGCACCGCCATCTACGACACAGAGAGCTTATTACCCGCCCTAA
- the PSMG1 gene encoding proteasome assembly chaperone 1 has product MAQIFGEIVEPESRAFWDDDELDASQFQYQLRWSGDNVMPSSIKTFLIVEGSVVSDFTRMCSVGRGENEICIIEHGRFKASNIYKINNDLYACLVSPDLDAKHSTEFIATLTDFLLNAEKIITLTCQHVSSYKSDVAPILPSFLQSLSTKSGKSPLNDVERVKQPNIVHGIAAGVMSYAEIFELSAVLYVLYVEEFLLDSETAMPLVKLFSAIPGSLLHDPVFKQSSFSSRGNLYM; this is encoded by the exons ATGGCTCAAATTTTCGGTGAAATTGTTGAGCCGGAATCACGAGCCTTTTGGGACGACGACGAGCTCGATGCTTCGCAATT CCAGTATCAACTACGATGGTCCGGAGACAACGTGATGCCGTCGTCGATAAAGACTTTCCTTATTGTCGAAGGAAGCGTCGTATCTG ACTTCACGAGAATGTGCAGCGTCGGCAGAGGCGAGAACGAAATATGCATTATAGAGCATGGAAGATTCAAAGCAtcgaatatttataaaatcaaCAACGATTTGTACGCCTGTCTCGTCAGTCCGGATCTGGACGCGAAACACTCGACCGAATTTATTGCGACG TTGACAGATTTTCTGCTGAACGCCGAGAAGATAATAACTCTAACATGCCAGCACGTTTCGTCGTACAAATCAGACGTCGCGCCGATTTTGCcgtcttttctccaatcgcTGTCCACCAAAAGCGGTAAATCGCCGTTGAATGACGTCGAACGTGTCAAACAACCCAATATAGTTCATGGAATTGCAGCTGGAG TAATGTCGTATGCTGAAATATTCGAACTCTCTGCTGTGCTGTACGTACTTTACGTGGAAGAGTTTCTACTCGATTCGGAGACAGCTATGCCCTTGGTGAAATTGTTTTCTGCCATTCCAGGTAGTCTATTACACGATCCAGTCTTCAAGCAGAGTAGTTTTAGCAGCAGAGGTAATTTGTACATGTAG